The following proteins come from a genomic window of Sesamum indicum cultivar Zhongzhi No. 13 linkage group LG10, S_indicum_v1.0, whole genome shotgun sequence:
- the LOC105172392 gene encoding dormancy-associated protein homolog 3 isoform X2, which translates to MGLLDQLWDDTVAGPRPDSGLGKLRKHSTFSFRSNSGKESEVADNRKSFAEAAAEEAVRVTRSIMIVKPPQAAAKDSPPASPAGSTPPVPEEEKLFGSAGGQHHLHTKRLAELDPGALLLLTTCEI; encoded by the exons ATGGGGTTACTTGACCAGCTCTGGGACGATACCGTTGCGGGCCCTCGGCCTGACAGCGGCCTCGGGAAACTGAGGAAACACTCCACTTTTAGCTTCCGATCTAATTCCGGCAAGG AATCAGAGGTTGCGGACAATCGAAAATCGTTTGCGGAAGCCGCAGCGGAGGAGGCAGTGAGAGTAACCAGAAGCATCATGATCGTAAAGCCACCGCAAGCGGCTGCGAAGGACTCGCCGCCGGCGTCCCCCGCCGGCTCCACTCCTCCG GTGCCGGAGGAAGAGAAGCTTTTCGGTTCCGCAGGAGGTCAGCATCATTTGCATACGAAAAGGCTAGCGGAGTTGGACCCAGGAGCCCTCCTCCTCCTTACGACCTGTGAGATTTGA
- the LOC105172392 gene encoding dormancy-associated protein homolog 3 isoform X1: MGLLDQLWDDTVAGPRPDSGLGKLRKHSTFSFRSNSGKESEVADNRKSFAEAAAEEAVRVTRSIMIVKPPQAAAKDSPPASPAGSTPPVSPFAGAGGREAFRFRRRSASFAYEKASGVGPRSPPPPYDL; this comes from the exons ATGGGGTTACTTGACCAGCTCTGGGACGATACCGTTGCGGGCCCTCGGCCTGACAGCGGCCTCGGGAAACTGAGGAAACACTCCACTTTTAGCTTCCGATCTAATTCCGGCAAGG AATCAGAGGTTGCGGACAATCGAAAATCGTTTGCGGAAGCCGCAGCGGAGGAGGCAGTGAGAGTAACCAGAAGCATCATGATCGTAAAGCCACCGCAAGCGGCTGCGAAGGACTCGCCGCCGGCGTCCCCCGCCGGCTCCACTCCTCCGGTATCTCCTTTCGCCG GTGCCGGAGGAAGAGAAGCTTTTCGGTTCCGCAGGAGGTCAGCATCATTTGCATACGAAAAGGCTAGCGGAGTTGGACCCAGGAGCCCTCCTCCTCCTTACGACCTGTGA
- the LOC105172392 gene encoding dormancy-associated protein homolog 3 isoform X3, whose amino-acid sequence MGLLDQLWDDTVAGPRPDSGLGKLRKHSTFSFRSNSGKESEVADNRKSFAEAAAEEAVRVTRSIMIVKPPQAAAKDSPPASPAGSTPPVSPFAGFRTLFLKACLWTIFN is encoded by the exons ATGGGGTTACTTGACCAGCTCTGGGACGATACCGTTGCGGGCCCTCGGCCTGACAGCGGCCTCGGGAAACTGAGGAAACACTCCACTTTTAGCTTCCGATCTAATTCCGGCAAGG AATCAGAGGTTGCGGACAATCGAAAATCGTTTGCGGAAGCCGCAGCGGAGGAGGCAGTGAGAGTAACCAGAAGCATCATGATCGTAAAGCCACCGCAAGCGGCTGCGAAGGACTCGCCGCCGGCGTCCCCCGCCGGCTCCACTCCTCCGGTATCTCCTTTCGCCG GTTTTAGAACTTTGTTTCTGAAAGCATGCCTGTGGACGATATTCAACTAG